CCGCAGTCACCACCTCCATGTCTCCTTTTGACTCCATCCCTAATATGCGCCCTCTCCTTTTGTTTAGGTCTCCAATCACATCCCCCATATACTCTTCAGGCACTGTTACTTCTACGTGCATTATAGGCTCTAACAAAACAGGATTTGCCTCTTCCATGCCTTTCTTAAAAGCTATAGATGCAGCAACTTTAAACGCCATCTCAGATGAATCTACAGGATGAAAAGAGCCATCCAAAAGCGTTGCTTTTATATTCACAACAGGGTACTTAGCAAGCACGCCTTCTTTTATGCATTCCCTAAGTCCTTTCTCAACCGCAGGAATGTATTGCTTTGGCACCGCTCCACCAAATATCTTGTCTTCAAATTTGAACTCTCCTTCTTTGTACGGTTCAAATTCTATCCATACATGGCCGTATTGCCCATGTCCTCCAGTTTGTTTTTTGTGCTTACCTTCCACTTTCGATTTGCCTTTTATCGTCTCTCTGTAAGGTATTATAGGCTCTGTAAGAACACACTCTACTCCAAATTTGCTTTGAAGTTTCTTGGATATGACTTCTATATGCTGCTCCCCCATGCCGTATACTATGACTTGCCCTGTTTCAACATTTTTCTCGACTTTAAACGTCTGATCTTCTTCCTGAAGTCTCTGAAGTCCATTGCTTATCTTGTCTTCGTCGCCTTTTGCCTTAGGCTCTATAGCCAAAGCCAATGTGGGCTCGGGGAATACAATGGGTCCATATTCTACTTGTTTTGCCTGATCACAAAGTGTATCGCCTGTCATTGTAAATTGCAATTTTGAACATGCTCCTATATCACCAGCAACCAATTTTGAAACGGGTATCTGCTTTTTTCCTCTTAATACATACAACTGTCCAATTTTTTCATTTGCCTTCTTTGTACCGTTATACACAGTGGAGTCAGAAGACACAGTGCCAGAAACAACTCTAAATATAGACAATTTCCCTACAAAAGGATCCGCTATCGTCTTAAATACAAAAGCTGAATAAGGTTTATTTTCATCTGCCTCAGCCTTAAATTTGTTGGCCTCAATAGGCGATGGCAAAACATCTGTCATAATATTTAACAATGCATCTATACCGATATTTTTTAAGCTTGACCCACAAACTACAGGAAAAATGTCCCTACTTTTCACACCTTCCTTTAAACCTTTAAGCAATTCGTCTTTAGAAAGCTCTTCTCCCGCAAAGAATTTCTCCATCAAGGCTTCATCATTTTCAGCAATATCTTCTATAAGCTCCTCTCTATATTGCGATGCACTTTCTTCCATCTCAGCAGGAATGTCTGATTCTTGAACCCCCTTCTGGGTGTAAACGTATGCTTTATTCGTAATAAGGTCTACATATCCAGTAAAACTGTGTTCACTGCCAATAGGCAATGTCATAGGCACAACTTTATTGCCAAACTTATTTCTCAACTGATCAAGAGTTTTATAAAAGTCTGCATTTTCTCTATCCATCTTGTTTATAAACACCACAGTAGGAAGTTTTTCAGCCTCTAACATGTGAAATGACTTTTCAGTGCCAACTTCAACCCCTGATGCAGCACAAACGACCAGCACAGCGCTGTCGGCAGCCTTCAATCCGCTTATTACTTCGCCAAAAAAATCAAAGTAGCCAGGTGTATCAAGCACGTTTATTTTGCAGTCTTTCCACTCAATCGGAATTACAGATGTGGATATAGAGATTTGCCTTGAAATTTCCTCAGGATCGTAATCAGATACAGTTGTTCCATCTTCTACGCGCCCAATCCTATCTATGGCCTTTGCATTATACAGTAGTGCTTCTGCAAGCGTAGTTTTTCCAGCTCCGCCATGCGAAACTAATCCAACATTTCTTATTTGTTGCGTTTTATAATCTTTCATATATATCCCCCTATCTTATTGCTTTAATATTATTATTCTATATTGATTTTAAATTTCCTCTTAAATTAAAAAATTTTTTATAAAAAACCTCCGGTATGCCCGGAGGTTTTTTATTCGCCAATTATTTCATATAAAATTTTTCTTGCTGCTTCTTCTATCTCATCAGGTGTTGACATGTTTAATACCATTTCCGTAAACTCTTTGGCCTTTTCATAAGTTACATTTCTTATGATATTCTTTATATTGGGTATCGAACTTGCACTCATTGAAAATTCATCTAAGCCTAATCCCAAAAGGATAACTGTTGTAAGCGGATCACCAGCCATTTCACCGCACATAGCTGTAAATATGCCTTCTTTGTGTGATGCATCTATGACATTCTTAATAAGCCTCAATATTGCGGGATTAAACGGCTTATAGTAATCTTTTATCCTTTCATTCATCCTATCAACAGCAAGCGTGTATTGGCACAAATCGTTAGTACCGATGCTAAAGAAGTCTACTTCCTTTGCAAGAAGATCCGCAGTCACCGCAGCAGATGGTATTTCTACCATTATGCCAACTTTTATGTTTTTATCGTATTTTATGCCCTTTCGATCCAGTTCTTCTTTGACTTCGTTTAAAATCTCATTCGCCTTTCTTACTTCAACTACCGAAGAAATCATCGGATACATTATCAATATGTTTCCATATGCACTGGCTCTAAGCAAAGCTCTAAGCTGTGTTTTAAACATCTCTTTTTCGTCAAGGCAAAGCCTTATGGCTCTGTAACCCAAAAATGGATTCATCTCGTCTGGCATATTTAGATATGGTAGCTTCTTATCACCGCCAATATCTAATGTCCTTATGGTGACTGGTTTGCCATTCATCTTCTCTGCTACGTATTTATATGCTTCAAATTGTTCTTCTTCTGTAGGAAAGTCATTCCTATTCATGTACAAAAACTCTGTTCTAAAGAGCCCTATCCCCTCAGCACCGTTTTTCAAAGCACCTTCTACGTCATTGGGTGTGCCAATATTTG
The nucleotide sequence above comes from Thermoanaerobacterium sp. PSU-2. Encoded proteins:
- the fusA gene encoding elongation factor G — protein: MKDYKTQQIRNVGLVSHGGAGKTTLAEALLYNAKAIDRIGRVEDGTTVSDYDPEEISRQISISTSVIPIEWKDCKINVLDTPGYFDFFGEVISGLKAADSAVLVVCAASGVEVGTEKSFHMLEAEKLPTVVFINKMDRENADFYKTLDQLRNKFGNKVVPMTLPIGSEHSFTGYVDLITNKAYVYTQKGVQESDIPAEMEESASQYREELIEDIAENDEALMEKFFAGEELSKDELLKGLKEGVKSRDIFPVVCGSSLKNIGIDALLNIMTDVLPSPIEANKFKAEADENKPYSAFVFKTIADPFVGKLSIFRVVSGTVSSDSTVYNGTKKANEKIGQLYVLRGKKQIPVSKLVAGDIGACSKLQFTMTGDTLCDQAKQVEYGPIVFPEPTLALAIEPKAKGDEDKISNGLQRLQEEDQTFKVEKNVETGQVIVYGMGEQHIEVISKKLQSKFGVECVLTEPIIPYRETIKGKSKVEGKHKKQTGGHGQYGHVWIEFEPYKEGEFKFEDKIFGGAVPKQYIPAVEKGLRECIKEGVLAKYPVVNIKATLLDGSFHPVDSSEMAFKVAASIAFKKGMEEANPVLLEPIMHVEVTVPEEYMGDVIGDLNKRRGRILGMESKGDMEVVTAEVPQAEMAKYATDLRSLTQARGEFKMSFARYEEAPPAVAEKVIEARKKSQE
- the ptsP gene encoding phosphoenolpyruvate--protein phosphotransferase; translated protein: MLKGVAASPGIAIGKVFLYEKKFAEINTQTIDESMVKDEIAKFENAIELTKAQLEKIKEKTEREFGKDKAEIFEAHLMLANDPELYDSVVNMIKIDYVTADNAVNHVIEQHASVMESLDDKYLKERAVDLRDVGHRIINNIHGIVDVNLSELDEDVIIIAKDLTPSDTATMRKEKVLGFATDVGGRTSHTAIMARSLEIPAVVGTGNVTKQVSDGDIAIVDGNEGVVIVNPTEDVLKEYEEKRDKYKIRVEKLKELKDLPAVTKDGRRSMLAANIGTPNDVEGALKNGAEGIGLFRTEFLYMNRNDFPTEEEQFEAYKYVAEKMNGKPVTIRTLDIGGDKKLPYLNMPDEMNPFLGYRAIRLCLDEKEMFKTQLRALLRASAYGNILIMYPMISSVVEVRKANEILNEVKEELDRKGIKYDKNIKVGIMVEIPSAAVTADLLAKEVDFFSIGTNDLCQYTLAVDRMNERIKDYYKPFNPAILRLIKNVIDASHKEGIFTAMCGEMAGDPLTTVILLGLGLDEFSMSASSIPNIKNIIRNVTYEKAKEFTEMVLNMSTPDEIEEAARKILYEIIGE